The Bernardetia sp. ABR2-2B DNA window TCTTTAGGCAATCTTATAGCATCTCTAAATTGTAAACTCAAGGCATGAATACTTTGAAACTCTAGTATTTCTGAAGGGAAATTTCCGATATTTCCATAAAACAAAGTACTCCACCCTTCATTTCTCTTTGGTAATTGCGTTATTTCTTTCCTCTTTCGAATAATACTCCATTCTATAACAGGACGTAAGGACAAATCAGTTGCATTCTGTTCTAATCCAAAAAAACCTGCTAAAAATTCTTTTGGTATATCTATGCTTTCTATCCCTCCTAGAACTCTATGAATAAAAGGAACATTTACGATTTGAGGAGGCAAGTCGTCAATACCAGATAAACCCATTTCAAATAAATCTTTTTTATATCCATTTTGATAATATGGAAAGAAACGAACAATCCAACCATCTAATATTGTAGGACTGCCATATTCATTAAGAGTATGCTGTTTAAACATATTCATCCAGAACTGTTTATTCCTTTTTCCATTTACAGTTTCTTTTATCTCCTCAAGAATAGGTAATAGTTCATTTATCCACCAATCAAGCTCATAAATAGCTATTTTTTTAGATTTATCAATTACCTTTTGCCAGTCATCTGCTGTCCCCTCTAACGTGATTTGAGGGATTCCACAAACAAAAGTTACAAATGTATATTCAAAATAAGGCTGAAAAGCATTCAAAACTATAATCTGACTTACAATTTTTTCAGTTAGTGAAGTCGTACTAAAATCTGCTGTAAGGTTATTTATCAAATCCTCTCCTACGTGTTTGGCTACTTCGCCATTCATTTCATCAATAGATTTTTCCCATTCTGCTTTTAAAATTGTCTTGTCTGTTGCTAATAAATTATCATTTTCAATTACCAATTCTTTTTTTCCTTCAAAATCAACAAACAAATGACGGAGTTTTTCAGCATTTACTTCTACGTGCTTCGAAAAACCTTGACAAATCAGCAACCAAATCATATCAGGCGACAAAATAAAAGGACGATGCTCGGCATAAGCGACCTGCATTCCCTTCAAAAAAGAATGTGTTCCAAAACTGACAAACTCTTTTCCATCAGCCGAACCAATAATTGTTTCTTCTGAAAACTGCTTACTAATCTGCTCAAAAGAAATTTCTTTTAAAGGTTTTTTAGCTCGTTTTAGTTGTTCTACTTCGAAGGTTATGGAGGCTTTTTGATTCATTTTTGAAATACTGTAACTGATTAGCGAGTGATTTATATGATTTTTATGATGAAAGGCAGGATGAATGCAAAATACTTTTTTTTAAGAGAAATTAAACTGGTAACTGGTTACTATTTACTGGTAACTGATTAATTACTATTTGCTGATTTCACTTCCTCAAACTTGACATACTCGCCTACATTATCAAAGTCATATTTTTTACCTTCTTGAATGTTTTTTGTGGGAGGAGTTTCTACACGGATTTCCC harbors:
- a CDS encoding DUF4419 domain-containing protein → MNQKASITFEVEQLKRAKKPLKEISFEQISKQFSEETIIGSADGKEFVSFGTHSFLKGMQVAYAEHRPFILSPDMIWLLICQGFSKHVEVNAEKLRHLFVDFEGKKELVIENDNLLATDKTILKAEWEKSIDEMNGEVAKHVGEDLINNLTADFSTTSLTEKIVSQIIVLNAFQPYFEYTFVTFVCGIPQITLEGTADDWQKVIDKSKKIAIYELDWWINELLPILEEIKETVNGKRNKQFWMNMFKQHTLNEYGSPTILDGWIVRFFPYYQNGYKKDLFEMGLSGIDDLPPQIVNVPFIHRVLGGIESIDIPKEFLAGFFGLEQNATDLSLRPVIEWSIIRKRKEITQLPKRNEGWSTLFYGNIGNFPSEILEFQSIHALSLQFRDAIRLPKELSKIKIGYIKLEGDVEEGTEKKILKIIKNITRGEINGRKFDTKPKEGSKFIETKKKTQNKQTIIYKLKNLFN